TTCATTATAGGAAACAAGATCATTATCGGACACAGGCTTCGGCTTGTCGACAGGCTGGAGGGGCCATGACGGAACTATCATTGTCCTACGACGCGTTGACAGCGGCGCTTCGGGATATTTTTGTTGCCTACGGCTGCTCGCGCACCGTAGCGGACGCCCTGGCCGCCAATTGCGCGTCGGCGACGCGTGACGGCAGCGAGAGCCATGGCCTTTTCCGTATGGCTGGATACGTCTCGACACTGCGCAGCGGCTGGGTGGATGGGCGTGCCGAGCCGGTGGTGGAGGATGTCGCTCCCGGCTTCGTCAGGGTGGATGCCCGCAACGGATTCACGCTTCCGGCCCATGCGGCTGCGCGGCCTTTGCTCGAAGAGAAGGCGCGGCAGAACGGCATCGCGATCCTCGCCATCCGCGATTCGCACCATCTCGGCGCGCTGTACCTGGATATAGAACCTTACGCGCAGGCGGGCTTCGTCGCCCTTTCCGTCATCAACTCGATGGCGGTCGTGGTGCATCCCGGCGGAACGAGGCCCGTCTACGGCACGAACCCGGTCGCCTTCGCCGCCCCGCGCGCGGAGGGCGCTCCGCTGGTGTTCGACATGGCGACATCCACCATGGCGCATGGCGACGTGCGCGTCGCCGCGCGGGAAGGGCGGTCCGTGCCGGAGGGTGTCGGCGTCGATGCCAGGGGCGATCCGACCACCGATCCCGCCGCCATCCTGGAGGGCGGCGCCCTGCTGGCCTTCGGTGGCCACAAGGGCACCGCCATCGCCCTGATGGTGGAACTTCTGTGCGCCGCGCTGGTCGGTGGGCAATTCTCGTTCGAGGTGGACTGGAGCGCCTATCCCGGCGCACAGACGCCGCGCACCGGCCAGACCGTCATCCTGATCGATCCCGCCCGGGCATCGGCGCCGCTGGCGCCTTTCGCCGACCGCGTCGAGCTGCTTCTGCAGACCATTCTCGCGTCCGGCGACGTCCGGCTGCCGGGCGAAAAGCGGCTCGCCCGCCGCCGCGCGGCCGAAGCCGGCATCGTCGTGGACGCCGCGCAATGGCAATCCATTCTAGACCTGAAGGACAAGACATCCGCATGACGACAGACACAATGGCCGCGCCCAGCGCGGCGCATCGGCGCAAGGCACTGGTTGCCAGCCTGATCGGAAGCTCGATCGAGTGGTTCGACTATTTCCTCTATGGCACGGCGGCGGCACTGGTGTTCAACCGGCTGTTCTTTCCCAGCGCCGACCCGGCCATCGCGCTGCTCCTGTCCTATCTGTCCTTCTCTCTCACTTTCTTCATCCGCCCGTTCGGCGGCATCATCTTCGCCCATATCGGCGACCGGATCGGCCGCAAGAAAACGCTGGTCATAACCCTTTCGCTTATGGGGGCGGCAACGGTCGGCATCGGCCTGCTGCCCACCTACGAGACCATTGGGATCTGGGCTCCGATCATCCTGATCCTGCTGCGCGTGGTGCAGGGGCTCGGCATCGGCGGCGAGTGGGGCGGCGCGCTGCTGCTGGCGTACGAGTATGCCCCCAATAACCGCAAGGGCTTCTTCGGATCGGTGCCGCAGACCGGCGTCACCATCGGCATGCTGCTCGCCACCCTGTCCATCACGGCGATGCTGCTGATCCTCCCAGAGGACGCTTTCCTGTCCTGGGGATGGCGCATTCCGTTCCTGTTATCGGCGAGCCTCGTCTTCCTGGGCCTGTGGATCCGCTCCGGCATCGACGAGACACCCGACTTCAAGAAGACGCAGGCGGAAGGCAGGGTCGTGCGCATGCCCGTGGTGGAGACGCTGCAGACGCAGTGGCGCGAGGTGCTGATCGCCGCCGGGTTGAAGGTCGCGGAGACCGCACCCTTCTATATCTTCACCACTTTCATCGTCAGCTATGCCGTGACCAATGTGGGCTATGCGCGCGAAAGCATCCTGACGGCGGTGATGATCGGGGCGGCGATCTCGACCGTGATGATCCCGCTGATGGGCCTTCTGTCCGATTATGTCGGGCGCAAGATCGTCTACACCCTGGGCTGCGCGGCCATGGGGCTGTTCGTGTTTCCCTATTTCATGATGGTGAACACCAACGACATCGTGCTCCTGACGGTCGCCACCGTCATCATCTTCGGCTTCATCTGGTCGCCGGTGACGGCGGTCCTGGGCACACTGTTCTCGGAAATCTTCCCGAGCCGGGTGCGCTATACCGGCGTTACGCTCGGCTACCAGATTGGCGCGGCGCTGGCCGGCGGCACCGCGCCGCTGATCGCCACGTGGCTGCTGACGCGTTTCGACAACGACTGGCGCACCGTTGCGGCCTACGTGCTTGCCACGGTCGTGCTGTCGCTGACGGCGGCGTTCATGATCCGCAAGCGGCCGGTGAACATAGGCGGTTGAGCTGGCGGGCAAGCCCGGGCTGGTCGAGGCTTGTGCCTCGCCAGCCGATGTGCCCGTCCGGCCGCACCAGCCAGAAGCGTGCGCTGTGCCCGTAGGCGCCGACGAAGCCATCCGCTGCGTCCGCCAGGAGCACGATGCCGGGCAAGTCCGGCCAGGGCGCGGCATCGCCCGTATTTATGACGACGATGCCGAGTTGCCCCGCGCGACGCTTCGGCTGCCGTTCGAGCCACGCCTGCACCTCCCCGGCGTCGGCCGCCGCCACCAGCGTCGGCCGGCCGCTGCGCAGCGTATCGAACAGGCGGAGCGGAAAGCCGAAGCCACGTCGCAGCAGACCGTTGACGTCCGGCGCGCGATCCCCCGCGGCGGGTTCGTCCGGGCCGGCCACCGGCGCGTCCTCGTCCACGAAGGCCGTGCCCCTGTAGGAAATCCTGATCTGCGTGTCGGCGTAAGGGTCGGGCTTGCCGTGCTCCCGCCCATAGCCGAGGCTCGCCTGCCGGGTCCGTTCGAGGACTGCGGCGCCGACAGGGCGCCGCTCGGCCTCATAGCTGTCGAGCAGGCCGGCATCGACGCCCTGACGCAACACGGCCGCCAGCTTCCAACCCAGGTTCCATGCATCCTGTATGCCGGTATTCATGCCCTGGCCGCCCGTGGGCGGGTGGATATGCGCGGCATCGCCTGCCAGGAAGACGCGCCCGACGCGGTAGCTGTCCGCAAGCCTGAGGCTGATCCGGAAGAGGGAAGACCACCTAAGATCCGATAGCGGGGGTTTTCCCGGCAGAAGGTCGTCCGCGATGGCTTGCAGATCGGGCAGCGTCGGGCCGGGCATATCCGCCTGTATGCCGTGGTCCGTTCCGCCCGGCGGGACGATCGTCGATGGTGCGGGCATGGAGACGCGGTAGCGCCCCGGCTCCGGCAGGGGAATCGCAATAAACATGTCGGGTGGCCCGTCCTCATGCAGGCGCAGCGCGCGAAGGGCCATCCCGTAGGGCAGGTCCCACGCGATATGCACGTCGCCCAGCATGAAGGGCCAGGGGAAGGCATCGCCGGTAAAGCCGACGCCGACCTGATGTCGCACGGTGCTGTGCGCCCCGTCGCAACCGATGACATAGGCAAAGCGCGCTTCTTCCACGCCGGCCTTGCCCGACAGGGTCACTGCCACGCCGCCCGCGTCCTGCGACAGCGCAGTCAGCGCCATGCCGCGCTCAGGCATCACGCCATGAAGCATCAACCGTCGCGTCAATATGGCTTCCGTTTCATACTGCGGAATTCCCAGTTCCGCGTAGGGGATGGGCAGTTCGGGCCTGACCGCATCCTGCGCCGGGCCACCGGCGATCACCGAACGCATACCGCGCAGCCAGAGGCCGGACCCGATCATCGCGTCGGAGAGGTCCATCGCTTCCCACACTTCGAGGGTGCGGGGCGTTACGCCGATGGCGCGGCAATAGGGCAAGGGTTCGGCAAGCCGGTCGACGATCCGGCACGGCACGCCGCGACGCGTAAGGTCCAGCGCCATCGTCAGCCCGACGGGGCCTGCGCCTACGACGAGAACATCCCGTGCCATGTTCAACCTCCCGAATGGCGCGACCGGGGATAGAGTATGCTGAACCCGGGTGCGTTGGCACCCATCACGAAAGCCCGTGATCGTTACCTGCGAAGGCCTTGGGCGTCCCGGGTGGCATAGATGTCGCCAGACTGCGCATCGTCGGCGAGGTCGAGGATTTGCTGCCGCATGGACGCCGCGTCGCACCAACTGGTCGTGACCCAGCGGTTGCTTTCTCCGACCACGCGGTTGAACCGGTAGGGGGCAAGGGACGCAAGCCTGTCGATGGCGCCCAACGCCACCTCACGCATCGGCGGGACGTATTCGAAGGCGACTGTCTGGATCGGATGGCTCAACCCGGCCAGGATCGCCGCCTCCGCCCCCTCGACGTCGATCTTGCAGAAGGCAGGCATGCCATGGCGCGCAATCAGCATGTCGAGCGTCTCGATGTCGACAGGCTGCCGCCCGTCCCAGCGCACCTTGCGGAAGCCCGGCGCGCGGGAGGCGCCGTCGATGAAGTCGGCCGATATCGTGGACACCGTCGGATGCCGTGACGAAACATGCAATATCGCTTGCCCCGGCTCTGCACCGAGGGCACAGCGCTCGAGCGCAACCAGCCGCCCGCCCATGCTGCGTTGCAGGAAATCGGCGTAGGGCCGCTGGGGCTCCACTGCGACCACCCGGGCTCCGAGCCGCACCATGGCGATGCTGCGGTTGCCGACATGCGCGCCGATGTCGAAAACAAGGTCGCCGGGGCGGACGAAGCCGGCAAGGAAATGCCGGAGTGCGCGATCCTTCCAGGGACGGGCGCGATATATGGCCAGCGAGCGTGCCAGTCCCAACAGTGCGGAAAGCCGTGCCAGATCGCTTCTCCTCTTGCCGGATGCCCGGTTGCCGTAAAATAGGGCGCCAAGCCGCTTTGCCTTCCGTCACGGCTGCCCAATCTTAACCTGCCTGACAGGAAGGCGACTGTCGCCGATGAACATGGACGTGGGACGCATGGCGCGGGCACTGTGGCTGGAAAGCGAAGGAACGGCGCGGCTGCGGCAGGAGCCGACGCCGCATGCCGGACCAGGCGACGTCGTGGTGCGTGCAGCCTATTCCGGCATAAGCCGCGGTACGGAACGGCTGGTGTTCGACGGTCGGGTTCCGCCCGGTTCGTGGCAGGACATGCGCGGGCCGCATATGCAGGGCGGCTTCGGCTTTCCGCTCAAATACGGCTATGCCGTCGTCGGCGACATCGTCGCCGGCCAGCCGGACAGGGTGGGTGAAACCGTCTTCTGCCTGCATCCCCACCAGGATGTCTTCAGCATCCCGGCGACGGACGCCGTGCCGGTGCCCGCAAGCGTGCCGCACCGCCGCGCTGTTCTGGCCGCCAACATGGAAACGGCGCTCAACATCGTATGGGACGCCAATATCCTGCCGGGAGACCGGGTAGCCGTCTTCGGGGCGGGGGTGGTCGGCTGCCTCGTCGCCTATCTGGCGGCGCGCATTCCGGCAACAAAGGTCGTCATCATCGATCGGCAGGCCTGCCGCGCCGAAACTGCCGAGGCCCTCGGCGTCGCATTCGCCGGCTCTTCCACGGGGCAGAGCGACTGCGACGTGGTGGTCAACGTGACCGGTTCCAGTGAAGCCTTGTGCGAGGCGATCGAGATTGCCGGCATCGAGGCGCGGATCGTGGAGGCAAGCTGGTACGGCAGCCGGCCGGCAGAGTTGCACCTGGGTGGCGCCTTCCACTCCCGGCGGCTGACGATTGCGAGTTCGCAGGTTGGGGCCGTCTCTCCGTCGCGCGCCCCGCGCTGGGCGTCGAGGCGGCGGCTGGAGACCGCGCTGGCCCTGCTCGCGGATGAACGGCTCGACTGTCTCATCGTTGGTGAAAGCGCATTCGACAGCCTCGATGCAGATTATGCCGGCATCCTCGCCGACCCATCCACCCTGTGCCATTGCGTCCGCTACTGAGGGAGCTTTCATGTACGCCGTCGAAGTCCGTGACCATATCATGATCGCCCATAGCCTTCCCCGGCCGGTCTTCGGCCCGGCGCAGGCGATGCATGGGGCGACCTTCGTCGTCGACGCGGCCTTTTTCACGGACGATCTGGACGAGGACGGGCTTGCGGTCGATATCGGCCGCGCCACCCAACTGCTTGCCAGCGTCCTGAAGCCCTTGAACTATGCCAACCTCGACGCGTCGCCGGCCTTTGCCGGCAAGGTGTCGACCACGGAGGCCATCGCCAGGCACATATTCGATGCGCTTGCCGGGGCGATATCGGCCGGCGGTCTGGGCGGCGCGGGCGCGCCGGTGCGCAAACTGCGGATCACCCTGCATGAATCGCATGTCGCACGGGCCTGGTACGAGGCCGCCCTGTGAGCGGAGACTTTGCGGCGGACTGGCTGACCCTGCGCGAGCCCGCCGATCTCGAAGCGCGCGACGCAAGCCTTTTGGGTCGCCTCGGATCCCTTTGCGGCGAACTGTCGATCAACGAGGCGGTCGATCTCGGTTGTGGAACGGGTTCGACCTGGCGCGCGATGCCGCCCGCTTTGGCCGATGGCCTTCGCTGGACGCTGGTCGACCGCGACACGCGCCTGTTGGACGAGGCGCGTCATCGCCTTGGCGACAGGCCGAATGTCCGGTTTCGTGCGATGGATCTCGGCGAAGTCCAGGCGATCCCGTTGCCAGTGCGTGGACTGGTGACGGCCTCGGCGCTTTTCGATCTGTGTTCCGCCGCCTGGATCGACACTTTCGTGGCCCGGATCGTCGAAAGCCATGGCGTTCTTTATGTCGCGCTGACGCATGACGGCGAGGTTTCGTTTGCGCCGTCTCATGCGGGCGACCGCGACATAGGCCGCGCCTTCGATGCGCATCAGAGAACCGACAAGGGGCTGGGCGTCGCGCTGGGGCCGGATGCCGCCGCCCATCTTGCCACCCGTCTGCGCGCTGCGGGGATGCATGTCCTGGAGGCGCGCTCCGACTGGGTCCTGACGGTGCGGGACGCCAGCCTGCAGCGCGCCTATATCGGCGGCTATGCGGCCGCCCTCGGCGATGACCCGTCCGTGCACGGCATCCTGGACTCCTGGCTGTCGCATCGCTTTTCGGCAATCGATGCCGGCGCGGCGTCCTGCGTCGTCGGCCATCGCGACGTCCTGTCCTGGCCGCGCGGTCGAGGGCGCAGCGTCGCTCGGCCGTCGAGAAGGCCGATGTCCCGCTTTATCTCGTCCGGCAGGTCATCTTCCTGAACAATGCGTGGTCCATCGAGCAGCCGCCGTATAAGTGTATTCGATATGCGACGAAGCAGGGAGGTAAGCATGAGGCGATCCTGTCCGTTTGTGTCGAATGGACAGTGAGCCCCTTTGCATGCGATGACCAATCGAAGTTCTTGCCTCCGGCATAAGGTATTTCGATAGGATGTCGCCGCTTCCGCCGCTGTCCGCCCTGCGCGCCTTCGAGGCGGTCGCACGCAATCTCAGCTTCAGCCGCGCCGCCGAGGAGCTCGGGATGAGCCAGGCCGCCATCAGCTATCAGATCAAGGTTCTGGAAGACCGGGTAGGCAAGCTGTTTCACCGCCGTCACCGCCATATCG
This genomic window from Aureimonas sp. OT7 contains:
- a CDS encoding MFS transporter, which codes for MTTDTMAAPSAAHRRKALVASLIGSSIEWFDYFLYGTAAALVFNRLFFPSADPAIALLLSYLSFSLTFFIRPFGGIIFAHIGDRIGRKKTLVITLSLMGAATVGIGLLPTYETIGIWAPIILILLRVVQGLGIGGEWGGALLLAYEYAPNNRKGFFGSVPQTGVTIGMLLATLSITAMLLILPEDAFLSWGWRIPFLLSASLVFLGLWIRSGIDETPDFKKTQAEGRVVRMPVVETLQTQWREVLIAAGLKVAETAPFYIFTTFIVSYAVTNVGYARESILTAVMIGAAISTVMIPLMGLLSDYVGRKIVYTLGCAAMGLFVFPYFMMVNTNDIVLLTVATVIIFGFIWSPVTAVLGTLFSEIFPSRVRYTGVTLGYQIGAALAGGTAPLIATWLLTRFDNDWRTVAAYVLATVVLSLTAAFMIRKRPVNIGG
- a CDS encoding Ldh family oxidoreductase, coding for MTELSLSYDALTAALRDIFVAYGCSRTVADALAANCASATRDGSESHGLFRMAGYVSTLRSGWVDGRAEPVVEDVAPGFVRVDARNGFTLPAHAAARPLLEEKARQNGIAILAIRDSHHLGALYLDIEPYAQAGFVALSVINSMAVVVHPGGTRPVYGTNPVAFAAPRAEGAPLVFDMATSTMAHGDVRVAAREGRSVPEGVGVDARGDPTTDPAAILEGGALLAFGGHKGTAIALMVELLCAALVGGQFSFEVDWSAYPGAQTPRTGQTVILIDPARASAPLAPFADRVELLLQTILASGDVRLPGEKRLARRRAAEAGIVVDAAQWQSILDLKDKTSA
- a CDS encoding zinc-binding alcohol dehydrogenase, which encodes MNMDVGRMARALWLESEGTARLRQEPTPHAGPGDVVVRAAYSGISRGTERLVFDGRVPPGSWQDMRGPHMQGGFGFPLKYGYAVVGDIVAGQPDRVGETVFCLHPHQDVFSIPATDAVPVPASVPHRRAVLAANMETALNIVWDANILPGDRVAVFGAGVVGCLVAYLAARIPATKVVIIDRQACRAETAEALGVAFAGSSTGQSDCDVVVNVTGSSEALCEAIEIAGIEARIVEASWYGSRPAELHLGGAFHSRRLTIASSQVGAVSPSRAPRWASRRRLETALALLADERLDCLIVGESAFDSLDADYAGILADPSTLCHCVRY
- a CDS encoding FAD-dependent monooxygenase, translating into MARDVLVVGAGPVGLTMALDLTRRGVPCRIVDRLAEPLPYCRAIGVTPRTLEVWEAMDLSDAMIGSGLWLRGMRSVIAGGPAQDAVRPELPIPYAELGIPQYETEAILTRRLMLHGVMPERGMALTALSQDAGGVAVTLSGKAGVEEARFAYVIGCDGAHSTVRHQVGVGFTGDAFPWPFMLGDVHIAWDLPYGMALRALRLHEDGPPDMFIAIPLPEPGRYRVSMPAPSTIVPPGGTDHGIQADMPGPTLPDLQAIADDLLPGKPPLSDLRWSSLFRISLRLADSYRVGRVFLAGDAAHIHPPTGGQGMNTGIQDAWNLGWKLAAVLRQGVDAGLLDSYEAERRPVGAAVLERTRQASLGYGREHGKPDPYADTQIRISYRGTAFVDEDAPVAGPDEPAAGDRAPDVNGLLRRGFGFPLRLFDTLRSGRPTLVAAADAGEVQAWLERQPKRRAGQLGIVVINTGDAAPWPDLPGIVLLADAADGFVGAYGHSARFWLVRPDGHIGWRGTSLDQPGLARQLNRLCSPAACGS
- a CDS encoding 6-carboxytetrahydropterin synthase, giving the protein MYAVEVRDHIMIAHSLPRPVFGPAQAMHGATFVVDAAFFTDDLDEDGLAVDIGRATQLLASVLKPLNYANLDASPAFAGKVSTTEAIARHIFDALAGAISAGGLGGAGAPVRKLRITLHESHVARAWYEAAL
- a CDS encoding FkbM family methyltransferase codes for the protein MGLARSLAIYRARPWKDRALRHFLAGFVRPGDLVFDIGAHVGNRSIAMVRLGARVVAVEPQRPYADFLQRSMGGRLVALERCALGAEPGQAILHVSSRHPTVSTISADFIDGASRAPGFRKVRWDGRQPVDIETLDMLIARHGMPAFCKIDVEGAEAAILAGLSHPIQTVAFEYVPPMREVALGAIDRLASLAPYRFNRVVGESNRWVTTSWCDAASMRQQILDLADDAQSGDIYATRDAQGLRR
- a CDS encoding class I SAM-dependent methyltransferase; its protein translation is MSGDFAADWLTLREPADLEARDASLLGRLGSLCGELSINEAVDLGCGTGSTWRAMPPALADGLRWTLVDRDTRLLDEARHRLGDRPNVRFRAMDLGEVQAIPLPVRGLVTASALFDLCSAAWIDTFVARIVESHGVLYVALTHDGEVSFAPSHAGDRDIGRAFDAHQRTDKGLGVALGPDAAAHLATRLRAAGMHVLEARSDWVLTVRDASLQRAYIGGYAAALGDDPSVHGILDSWLSHRFSAIDAGAASCVVGHRDVLSWPRGRGRSVARPSRRPMSRFISSGRSSS